The DNA segment TAGATCATTCGCCGGTCATTGGCGACACAGGCAGGGACCACGGGCTTTAGCGGTGCATATGCTCCGCGTAGCACGCTTCGGGCACCGGTAAGACTCCGTAACTATCCTTGCCGCGCCTTGCCGCGTCCGTGGTACTATCGGGTGCGGAGCCATGGCGGCGGACAAAAACTCAAGTGATAATCCCGCGTTAGGTGGCCGCCAGAGCCAGCTGTCCCGAAAAATTCCGTTGCCGCTCAAGGCCCGCGATGGTATGGCTTCTGGCAGGTAACCGAAGCCTTTGTGGGTTTGGAGGGGGTATTATGAAGAGTGCCAACAAGTTGATGGCGGCTGCCGTCTGCTCGGCAGTCAGTGTCGTCATGGGCGCGTCGGCCGCGCTCGGCAATGGCTTCCTCGAGAATCGTCCGTGGCAGTTTGACACCGCCAACGACAAGATCGCCAAGGCGTCCATCGCCGATCTTCGCGAGAAGAAGAAGGGCGGGTATTACGACGGTTTCGACACGACCATCAACAACAGCTATGCCACCAACATCGCGGGCGATCAGATCAACTGTAATCTAACGGCGTCCGCGATCGGCAATACGGCGTCCAACGGCGTCACCAGCAACGCATCGTCGCCCACCGTGGATACGCCCGGTTCGATCGGCGCGGATGCGACCGGTAATATCAGCACCACCTCGACGAACGGCACCAAGCCGACCAACGGGGCGAACAGCTCGGCGACGAGCAGTTCGACGGGCCAGTCGTCGGCCGTGGGACAGGCGGGTCAGCTGAGCAACACCTCGCAGGGCAATACGGGAAGCCCGCAGACCGCGAGCGTGGATAATTCGACGATTTCGAGCAGTGTCGACAACATGAACACGTCCGGGGGGACTTCGGAAGTCGCGCTCAACTCGAATATGGGCAATGAAGACAGCCCGCAGACCGCCAGCGTGGCGGACAGCCAGGCATGTGGGTTTAGTGAGTCGGCGTCCGCGCCGCTCAACTAGACGCGAAGTCGGTGGCCGGGAGCTTGACTTCCGGCGCCGTGGGGCAGGAGGGGGAATACCGTGATCGTTAGCTGGTCTAAGAAGATCGTCACATGTGGTGCCATCGTGGCGCTGACTGCCTGTACGGCGTCGGTTGACCACTACAAGCGGCACTCCGATGAGGCGCCAACCGTGCAGGGTCCGCCCGTCACCGATAATACGACGCCGCTCGAAGGCTCTTATCAGTGCATGGCCGAGAAGATCCGCGAGACAGGCCGGAACAAGATCCGTGTCGCTGTCGGCAACATCAAGGATTACACGGGCAAGTTCAGCGAATCGGAAGGCGGTAACCCGATCACCCAGGGCGGCGCCCTGATGGTGATGTCGGCGCTCGGCAAGCTGGGCGACGCGGTGCGCCTGCAGGAACGCTTCGACACCCAGGTGACGGAACTGGAATTGCGCTACCTGGACCGGCGCTATCTGGGCGACGGTTCGGTGCATGAAGTCCGCGGCAAGACCGGCGGTTCGCAGAAGGTTCCGTGGAAGCCCTATTACGGCGGCACGGTCATCGAATCCGACTACTTCATCGTCGGCGGCATCACCGAGCTGAACTACAACGTGCATTCCGGCGGTCTCGAAGTCGTCGTCGACGGCATCGGGGGCAAGGGCCGCGTCTTCACCGTCAACGTGGCCGTCGATCTGCGTATCGTCGATACCTCGTCGCTGGAAGTGCTCAAGACGGTCAGCCTGCAGAAGCAGATCACCGGCTATGAAGTCGGCGTGAACGTGTTCGAGTTCTTCAAGAACACGCTGGTCGACGTGAGCGGTGGCCTGAAGAGCCAGGAGCCCCTGCAGCTCGGCGTGCGCACCACGCTCGAACTCGGCGTTCTGGAACTGATCGGTTCGGTCGCCGGCGTCGACGAAAAGCCGCTGGTCAATTTCGACGGCGTCAACCCGTGCCCGACCGTGGGCGGCGTACCCGCCGCCGTCGTGCCGACGCCGGTCGCCGAGGTTCCGCCTCCGGTCGAGGCGCCGGCCCCGGCTCAGTCGAGCAATTTCACGGTCTACTTCGCCACCGGCAGCGCCGAGCTGACGCCCGAAGCGCTCAAGACCATCAAGGATGCCGCCGCCGCCGCCAAGGCCGGTCAGGCCGCCAACCTGCTGCTCGAAGGCCATACGGACACCCAGGGTGGCGAGCTTTACAACCTGGATCTCTCGCGCCGCCGTGCCGTGGTGGTTCAGGGCGCGCTTGTCCAGGAAGGCATCGTGAAGAACCGCATCTCGCTGGTGTGGTATGGCGAGAGCCAGCCGGCGGTGAAGACGGCCGATGGTGTGGCCGAGCCGCTGAATCGCCGCGTCGTCATCCAGATCCTGGAAGATACCGCGCTGTTGAAGTAGGTCCCGATACGAACCACAGGAGGTTGCTGTGACACTGACGTGGTTCGGTACGGGTTTGTTGATTGCCGGGGTGTCCGCGTTGGTCTCAGCGCCTGTCGCGGCCCAGCCACTCAACATTGCCTCGCCCCAGGAAGCAGCGCCGGTCGATGCCGGCCTGCCCCTGGGCGGTGAGGAAGAGACGGATCAGTCTCCTTCATTCGTGACCAGGCCTCCTGCGTCCGCCTCCCAGACACCTGCTCCGGGTACATACGGCGTGGAGTGGGCGGATCATGTCTCGCCCTCGTTCCGGCGCTGGGTTCAGGGCGGCGATGTGGTTGCCGCCCCGCCCGCCGATCCGGCGATTCGCAACCGGCCGGACGCGGAGCAGACGGCCAGCGATCTGAATACGGTCGAGAACGCTCGGGAAAGAGTAAAGACCGCTTCGGCGGGCGTCCCCGCCTCGGCCGCCGCAACGCGGTTTCTCAAGAGGATCAGCCGCTCGCATGCCCGCGCGATCGTGGGACCCGAGGGCGCCCTGATGGGCGCGGAACTGGCGGACGGTATCCAGATGACGCCGCTCACCCGCAGCCGCAGCAAGGGGACCCTGTTCGACCGGTCGTTGCCCGACGCCGGTGCGCCGCCCAAATTGGCCCAGGCGCCGTTACCCGGCCCGGGACCGTTGCAGGACATGCCGGCGCCGGAGACCTATGACGGCGCGCCCCTGTTCGGCATGGAGGGCGATCAGCCGCGGGAAAAAGGGTATACGCTCGCGGTCCGCGATGGCGCGGTCATCGGCATGGAACTGGGCGATCACGTCAGCGTGGTCCATGTCTCCCGTTTCGCCAAGGGCGAGGCGCCGGACTCGGGCGAGGTGGCCATCTATCCCCGGTCGCGCTACCGGCCCTTCGGTCCGATCAATTCCTTCGAACATCTGGATCCGTTTCTCGCGATCAATGTGGAGCCGCTCCAGACCGCGGCCGATCCCAGCGATCCCGCCCCTGTCGCGCGCAGCGCCTACGCCATCGGGTTCTGGGACCTGCCAGGCGACGTGCCCATGCCGCTGTCCGACAAATCCATGTACGAATTCCGCGACCGTCTGATCGCCGATCAGCGTGATCCGCGCAATTGTTGCGGTCCGACGCGGATCACGGTGATGCACAATCCGCTCGCCATCGCCATCCTGCCGAACTCGTTCAATTCCATGCCGGGCCAGACGGCGCAGGTCGTGCCGCTAGCGCCGGGCATGCCGGCCTGGTAATCGGGCGCGGCCGGGCCTGACGCGCCCATCTCCTTACGAATATTACGGTTTCAAAACACCCAGTCTGGGTAGAGCCGCCCTTTTCCTCTGGCCCTTCGTTGCGGCTTTGGGTTAGCATATCGTTACGGCTGCGAGAGGGGCTGCCGTTCCGCGTGCTTTTGTCGGCTAACCAAGGCATGCGGGAAATGTGGGCTATTATGGGGGCTACCAAATGAAGATGAATCGCGTACTGGCGACGGTGAGTGTCGTTGCCTTGACCACGGCTGCCGGCATGACTGGCGCCCGGGCCGACAACGTGCTCTATGATCTGAGCGCCATTCCGCCGACCATCACGGCCGCGGCGGCCAGCGCTTCGGTGATCACCAGCAACCAGCTGGACAGCGTAACCTCCATCACCGCCACCAACTCGGTCACCCTGATCGGCGCGCCGCTCGTCGGCACCCACGACCTTGAAGGCGGCACCGATTCGGTCTTCGTCGACATCAACGACATCTTCGCCGAAGCCACGGGCAACACGAAGACCAACAGCGTCGACCTCAACACCGCTACCGGCGCGCCGACCCTGAACGCGGCCACCGCCGCGACGCTGCAGGTCAATTTCGGCGGCGGCACCGCGACGCTGGATGCGGCCGTCACGACCGCGACCATCCGCGCCGACTTCGAGGATGCCGGCACGGGCAGCAATCTCGTCGTTGACGCCAACACGGTGCGTGCCGACGCGGTGGTGAACGAGGCCACGAACACGGTCGCCGGCGACATCAACCAGCTGCTGACCAGCACGGAAGCCGGTGGCTCCGTGGTCTCTCTGCCGGGCACCCCGAACGAACTGACGGCCGGCGCGACGGTGCTGACGGCGAACGCCCAGCTGATCGACAATCTCGCTTCCCCGATGGCCAGCGTCGATGAGACGCGCATTGGTCTCGGCGCCACGGTCGACGGCACGCCGGCCTCGCTGGTCGGTGTCAATCTGGACGTCACCGACAACCTGGTGCGGGCCCGCTTCAACGGCAACGACGCCACCAACCGGGTCGCGGTCGCCGATGGCGGCGCGGTCACGCTCAATGGCACGGCCGGCGTCGCCAATCTACAGAGCGCGGCAGGCGTGGACGCCTTCGCCGCAAGCATCACGAACACGGTGATCGAACTAGGCGACACGTCACCCGTCACCGACGAAGCGATCGCCGACCTGACCGGCAGCACGGCCGAGTTCACCGGCAACGACATTCTCGGCGCGGTCGCGTCCAACAGTTCGGTCAACTCGGTCGCGCTGGCGGACACGGTCAGCCAGAACCCGGTCAACGGCACCCAGGTCAACGCGGTCGATTTCACCGGCGGCACCCTCCTGCAGGTTGGCGCCGATCTGTTCGTCCAGAACGTCCAGTATGCCGAGGTGGACGCCAACGCCAACGTGAATGGCGATCTCAACGTTCTGATCGAGGACGTGTCCGGCTCGACGGTGCTCGCGGATGGCAACAGCGTCGGCGCGACCGCGACGGGAAATGCGACCGTCAATGCCATCGGCGTGGGCGATGCGACCACCTTCTCGTCCATCACCGCCGTGCAGTCGGTGCAGTATGCGGAAGGGGCGCAAATCGCCAATTCGGGCGCGAGCATTAACGGCTCCAACCTCAGTGTCTCCATTGCCAGCCTCAACGCCAATGGCGATATCGTCTCGACCGCGGTATCGACCACGGACAACCGCCTGTATACCGAGGCGATGGGCAACACCCATGACAGCAGCATCGCCATCGACGGCACCACGCTCAATTCCGTGGGGGGCCTCAATGGCGCGGGCGTCGACAGAAGTCTGTCCGAATCCTCCATTGCCGCCGATACCAGCCTCCTGACTGGTCAGGTGCTGGATGGCGGCGGCGCGCAGGCGACGACCATCTCGCGCATCCGCGTCGATGCCTCGCTGGCCGGCACGCCGACGTCCGACATCACCTCGTCGACCATCGATACGTCGGAGAACGAG comes from the Iodidimonas sp. SYSU 1G8 genome and includes:
- a CDS encoding OmpA family protein, encoding MIVSWSKKIVTCGAIVALTACTASVDHYKRHSDEAPTVQGPPVTDNTTPLEGSYQCMAEKIRETGRNKIRVAVGNIKDYTGKFSESEGGNPITQGGALMVMSALGKLGDAVRLQERFDTQVTELELRYLDRRYLGDGSVHEVRGKTGGSQKVPWKPYYGGTVIESDYFIVGGITELNYNVHSGGLEVVVDGIGGKGRVFTVNVAVDLRIVDTSSLEVLKTVSLQKQITGYEVGVNVFEFFKNTLVDVSGGLKSQEPLQLGVRTTLELGVLELIGSVAGVDEKPLVNFDGVNPCPTVGGVPAAVVPTPVAEVPPPVEAPAPAQSSNFTVYFATGSAELTPEALKTIKDAAAAAKAGQAANLLLEGHTDTQGGELYNLDLSRRRAVVVQGALVQEGIVKNRISLVWYGESQPAVKTADGVAEPLNRRVVIQILEDTALLK